Proteins from a genomic interval of Clostridium scatologenes:
- the queA gene encoding tRNA preQ1(34) S-adenosylmethionine ribosyltransferase-isomerase QueA, with protein sequence MKVTDFDFYLPEQLIAQCPLEKRDEARLMLLDKNTGEIEHKIFKDIINYLEPGDCLVLNDTRVLPARLIGSKENTGGKIEFLLLKRIDKDKWETLVKPGKRAQVGTRFVFGDGELKAEVVSVEEDGNRIVQFEYEGIFEEVLDKLGQMPLPPYIKEKLEDKEMYQTVYSKEQGSAAAPTAGLHFTEELLKKIEEKGVNIAFLTLHVGLGTFRPVKVENIQDHNMHSEYYTMSKETADIINKSKKSGKKVIAVGTTSCRTLETIGDDKGEVREQSGWTDIFIYPGYKYKVVDRLITNFHLPESTLIMLVSALAGREKIMNAYNTAVKERYRFFSFGDAMFIK encoded by the coding sequence TTGAAGGTTACAGATTTTGATTTTTACTTACCAGAACAATTAATAGCACAATGCCCGTTAGAAAAAAGAGATGAAGCAAGATTGATGTTATTAGATAAAAATACTGGTGAAATAGAGCATAAGATATTTAAAGATATAATTAATTATTTAGAACCAGGAGATTGTTTGGTATTAAATGATACTAGAGTACTTCCTGCAAGACTTATTGGAAGTAAAGAAAATACAGGAGGAAAAATAGAATTTCTATTACTTAAAAGAATAGATAAAGATAAATGGGAAACTCTTGTTAAACCAGGAAAAAGAGCACAAGTTGGAACACGATTTGTATTTGGTGATGGAGAATTAAAGGCAGAAGTAGTTAGTGTTGAAGAAGATGGAAATAGAATTGTACAGTTTGAGTATGAAGGAATATTTGAAGAAGTGTTAGATAAACTAGGACAGATGCCTCTTCCACCTTACATAAAAGAAAAACTTGAAGATAAAGAAATGTATCAGACTGTCTATTCAAAAGAACAGGGATCAGCAGCGGCACCTACAGCAGGATTACATTTTACAGAAGAGCTGTTAAAGAAAATAGAAGAAAAAGGTGTGAATATAGCATTTTTAACTTTACATGTGGGGCTAGGAACTTTTAGACCAGTTAAAGTTGAAAATATACAAGATCATAATATGCATTCAGAATATTACACTATGTCAAAGGAGACTGCAGATATAATAAATAAATCAAAGAAAAGTGGAAAAAAAGTAATTGCAGTAGGAACTACTTCTTGTAGAACATTAGAAACTATAGGAGATGACAAAGGAGAAGTAAGAGAACAATCAGGATGGACAGATATATTTATATATCCAGGATATAAATATAAAGTAGTAGATAGGCTTATAACTAATTTTCACCTTCCAGAGTCTACATTAATAATGTTAGTAAGTGCTTTGGCTGGAAGAGAAAAAATAATGAATGCCTACAATACAGCAGTAAAAGAACGATATAGATTTTTTAGCTTCGGCGATGCAATGTTTATAAAATAA
- the tgt gene encoding tRNA guanosine(34) transglycosylase Tgt, translating to MYKLLKKSGKARRGEFTTAHGVIQTPVFMNVGTLAAIKGGVSSMDLKEIGCQVELSNTYHLHLRPGDEVVKKMGGLHKFMNWDRPILTDSGGFQVFSLAKMRKIKEEGVYFNSHIDGRKIFMGPEESMRIQSNLASTIAMAFDECIHNPSPRDYVEQSVARTTRWLQRCKDEMDRLNSLPDTINNKQMLFGINQGGIFEDIRIEHAKTISKMNLDGYAIGGLAVGESHEEMYRVIDAVVPYLPEDKPIYLMGVGIPSNILEAVDRGVDFFDCVLPARNGRHGHVFTKEGKINLFNAKYELDSKPIDEGCQCPACKNYSRAYIRHLFKAKEILAMRLCVLHNLYFYNNMMQEIRDAIDGNYFAEYKSEKLKQWNGRA from the coding sequence ATGTACAAATTACTTAAAAAGAGTGGGAAGGCTAGAAGAGGTGAGTTTACAACTGCTCATGGTGTAATACAAACACCTGTGTTTATGAATGTAGGTACTTTAGCTGCTATAAAAGGTGGAGTATCTAGCATGGATTTAAAGGAAATAGGATGTCAGGTAGAACTTTCAAATACATATCATCTTCATTTAAGACCTGGTGATGAAGTTGTAAAAAAAATGGGCGGATTACACAAATTTATGAATTGGGATAGGCCTATTTTAACTGATTCAGGTGGATTCCAGGTTTTCTCTTTAGCAAAAATGAGAAAAATAAAGGAAGAAGGAGTTTATTTTAATTCTCATATAGATGGAAGAAAGATATTCATGGGACCGGAAGAAAGTATGAGAATTCAAAGTAATTTAGCATCTACTATAGCTATGGCTTTTGATGAATGCATACACAATCCTTCACCAAGAGATTATGTAGAGCAATCTGTAGCTAGAACTACAAGATGGTTGCAAAGGTGCAAAGATGAAATGGATAGATTAAATTCTCTTCCAGATACAATAAATAATAAACAAATGCTCTTTGGTATAAATCAAGGAGGGATTTTTGAAGATATAAGAATTGAACATGCTAAAACTATAAGTAAAATGAATTTGGATGGTTATGCAATTGGAGGTTTAGCAGTAGGAGAATCTCATGAGGAAATGTACAGGGTGATAGATGCAGTAGTTCCATATTTACCAGAAGATAAGCCTATTTATCTTATGGGAGTTGGAATACCAAGTAATATATTGGAAGCTGTAGATAGAGGAGTAGACTTTTTTGATTGTGTTCTTCCTGCTAGAAATGGAAGACATGGTCATGTATTTACTAAAGAAGGAAAAATAAATTTATTTAATGCAAAATATGAGTTGGATTCTAAGCCAATAGATGAAGGTTGTCAATGTCCAGCTTGTAAAAACTATTCAAGGGCATATATAAGGCATTTATTTAAAGCTAAGGAAATATTAGCAATGAGACTTTGTGTACTTCATAACCTTTATTTCTACAATAATATGATGCAAGAAATAAGAGATGCTATTGATGGTAATTATTTTGCAGAATACAAAAGTGAAAAACTTAAACAGTGGAATGGAAGAGCTTAA
- the yajC gene encoding preprotein translocase subunit YajC has protein sequence MKTLIQYSPLIFMLVVVYLVILVPERKRKKEYRGMLDNLKVNDEIMTKGGIIGKIINMQGRFVVLQTGPDKVRIKIDKTGVLNLLTAIEEYSNKDDKKEEKSTENQ, from the coding sequence GTGAAAACTTTGATTCAATATTCTCCACTTATATTTATGCTTGTAGTAGTTTACTTAGTTATACTAGTGCCTGAAAGAAAAAGAAAAAAAGAATATAGGGGGATGCTAGATAACTTAAAAGTTAATGATGAAATTATGACTAAGGGTGGTATAATTGGCAAAATTATAAATATGCAAGGCAGATTTGTAGTTCTTCAAACAGGACCAGATAAAGTGAGAATAAAGATTGATAAGACTGGAGTGCTAAATTTATTAACTGCAATTGAAGAGTATAGCAACAAGGATGATAAAAAAGAAGAAAAAAGCACAGAAAACCAATAA
- a CDS encoding TIGR04086 family membrane protein, producing MEKEKNTSYIVAAEGVLRGFIITVVLLIIFAVIMTFTEISETTSSTFYLITTLLSIIYGTIYAVRKTNSRGFLVGIMVTLLYLMVIYVVSVISGNSAVIGYNRIARFLLALVVGAASGIVARNL from the coding sequence TTGGAAAAAGAAAAGAATACAAGCTATATTGTAGCCGCAGAAGGCGTATTAAGAGGATTCATTATAACAGTAGTTTTACTTATTATATTTGCAGTTATAATGACATTTACAGAAATAAGCGAAACAACTAGTTCTACATTTTATTTAATTACTACACTTTTAAGTATAATTTACGGTACTATTTATGCAGTAAGAAAGACAAATAGTAGAGGATTTTTAGTAGGAATCATGGTAACTCTCTTATACTTAATGGTAATTTATGTAGTTTCTGTTATATCAGGAAATTCTGCTGTAATAGGATATAATAGAATCGCTAGATTTTTACTAGCCCTGGTAGTGGGAGCAGCATCTGGAATAGTTGCAAGAAATCTTTAA
- the ruvB gene encoding Holliday junction branch migration DNA helicase RuvB, with protein MNEEDRIVTPLNVVGDTENEYSLRPKRINEYIGQKKVKEKLKIFIEAAKKRKEALDHVLLYGPPGLGKTTLANIIAIEMGGNLKVTSGPAIERAGDLAAILTSLNDYDVLFIDEIHRLSRNVEEILYPAMEDYALDIVIGKGAAAKSIRLDLPKFTLIGATTRVGLLTSPLRDRFGVMCPMEFYEDDELKEIIVRSAKILGVEIEENAALEIGSRSRGTPRIANRLLKRVRDYSDVKGNGLVDLEVTKAALKLLDVDEEGFDSIDNKILIAIIDNFKGGPVGLETLAYFIGEELDTIQDVYEPYLLQKGFIIRTPRGRVASDSAYKHLNRSKKFSKPGKKTVQQQSIFKERT; from the coding sequence ATGAATGAAGAAGATAGAATTGTTACACCTTTAAATGTAGTTGGAGATACAGAAAATGAATATAGTTTAAGACCTAAAAGGATTAATGAATATATTGGACAAAAAAAGGTAAAAGAAAAATTAAAAATTTTTATAGAAGCAGCCAAAAAAAGAAAAGAAGCTTTAGATCATGTATTATTATACGGTCCTCCAGGATTAGGTAAAACTACGTTAGCTAATATAATAGCAATAGAAATGGGAGGAAATTTAAAGGTTACATCAGGTCCTGCTATAGAAAGAGCTGGTGATTTAGCTGCAATACTTACAAGCCTCAATGATTATGATGTGTTATTTATAGATGAAATTCACAGATTAAGCAGAAATGTAGAAGAAATACTTTATCCAGCAATGGAAGACTATGCTTTGGATATAGTTATAGGAAAAGGTGCTGCTGCTAAGTCTATTAGATTGGATTTACCTAAATTTACCTTAATAGGAGCGACTACTAGAGTTGGTCTTTTGACATCTCCCCTAAGGGATAGATTTGGGGTAATGTGTCCAATGGAGTTTTATGAGGATGATGAATTAAAAGAAATTATAGTGAGGTCTGCCAAAATACTTGGTGTGGAAATAGAAGAAAATGCAGCACTGGAAATAGGAAGTAGATCAAGAGGAACTCCTAGAATAGCTAACAGACTTTTAAAAAGAGTTAGGGACTACTCAGATGTCAAAGGAAATGGACTAGTAGATTTGGAAGTCACTAAAGCCGCATTAAAACTTTTAGATGTAGATGAAGAAGGCTTTGATAGTATAGATAATAAAATATTAATAGCCATAATAGATAATTTCAAAGGTGGTCCAGTAGGATTAGAAACTTTGGCATATTTTATAGGAGAAGAACTTGATACTATTCAGGATGTCTATGAGCCTTATCTTCTTCAAAAGGGATTTATAATAAGAACACCTAGAGGAAGAGTTGCATCAGATAGTGCATATAAGCATTTAAATAGAAGTAAAAAATTTAGTAAACCAGGGAAAAAAACAGTACAACAACAATCAATATTTAAGGAAAGAACATAA
- the scfA gene encoding six-cysteine ranthipeptide SCIFF: MKHIRTVNKSNIKDSLKKPGCKECANSCQSACKTSCTVANLACEN, translated from the coding sequence ATGAAACATATAAGAACTGTAAACAAATCAAATATAAAAGACAGCCTAAAAAAGCCAGGATGTAAAGAATGTGCTAACTCATGCCAATCTGCATGTAAGACTTCTTGTACAGTTGCTAATTTAGCTTGTGAAAATTAA
- the ruvA gene encoding Holliday junction branch migration protein RuvA: MYEYIRGTYAGMNKDYIVVENNGIGYKIYTSGSTLAKIPKVNEEIMLYLQQIVREDFIGLYGFLTKEELSMFNLLLTINGVGAKAALSLLSISSVNNLKYAILSGDEKLIIRAPGIGKKMSQRIILELKDKVKPEDVDMLQGDAIEIGENVGNSSEALEALVALGYSEKEAKKAINTMDKKDSVENIIRNALKFLMG; the protein is encoded by the coding sequence ATGTATGAGTATATACGTGGAACCTATGCAGGAATGAATAAAGATTACATAGTAGTTGAAAATAATGGCATTGGCTATAAAATATATACTTCAGGAAGTACTCTAGCTAAAATTCCCAAAGTAAATGAGGAAATAATGCTTTATCTTCAGCAAATAGTTAGGGAAGATTTTATAGGTCTTTATGGTTTTTTAACTAAAGAAGAATTGAGTATGTTTAATTTGCTTTTGACTATAAATGGTGTAGGTGCAAAGGCTGCATTATCACTTTTATCTATAAGTAGCGTTAACAATTTAAAGTATGCAATTTTATCTGGTGATGAAAAACTTATTATTAGAGCACCAGGTATAGGAAAGAAAATGTCACAAAGAATTATACTTGAGCTTAAGGATAAGGTGAAACCAGAAGATGTTGATATGTTACAAGGAGATGCTATTGAAATAGGTGAAAATGTAGGTAATAGTTCAGAAGCATTAGAAGCACTTGTAGCATTAGGATATTCTGAAAAAGAAGCTAAAAAAGCTATTAATACTATGGATAAAAAGGATTCTGTAGAAAATATAATAAGAAATGCATTAAAATTTTTAATGGGTTAG